Part of the Candidatus Omnitrophota bacterium genome, GGGCCAAGAGTAATTGATTTGGACATTTTATTATATGATGATTTGGTTTTGAACTCAAAAGAGCTTTGTATCCCGCATCCGCGGATGCTGGAACGTGAATTTGTGCTCAAGCCTTTATTAGAAATAATATGAAAATTATCCGCTGCAAGAATTTAATGTCTGTAATTTCCAGAAAGTTAATCCTTAAAGGTAAAAGCATTGGTTTTGTCCCGACCATGGGAGCTTTGCACGAGGGGCATCTTAGTTTAATCAGGCAGGCGCGGAAAGATAATGATATTGTTGTGGTTAGTATTTTTGTCAACCCTGCCCAGTTTGGCCCAAAAGAAGACTTTAAGAAATACCCCAGGAATCTTTTTTTGGACGCGGCATTATGCCGTAATGCAGGGGTTGATTTCATCTTTTATCCCCAAGCAAAAGAAATGTATCCCAAAGATTTTAAAACTTTTGTTGAGGTTAAAGAATTAAGCGATATCCTCTGTGGAGCAACTCGTCCGGGCCACTTTCGGGGGGTAGCAACAGTGGTAACGAAACTTTTTAATATCGTAGGCCCTAGCATTGCTTATTTTGGGCAAAAGGATGCCCAGCAGGTAGCTGTGATTAAGGCTATGGTTTCAGACTTGGATTTACCGGTTAAAATTAAAGTAATGCCTACTTTGAGGGAAAATGATGGCTTGGCGATGAGCTCCAGAAATAAATATCTAAATACTGCTCAACGCGCCCAAGCACAGGTATTGTATCGTTCTCTAAGAATAGCTAAATCTTTGATTAACCAGGGGATCAGGGATACCGGGAAAATAGTCCGTTTGATGAAGCAAGAAATCCATAAAGTAAAAATTGCAAAAATTGATTATGTCTCTATTGTGGATACTAAAAATCTAACTCCTATAAAAGAAATAAAAAAAGAATGTTTAATGGTTCTGGCAGTCTGGATCGGGAATACAAGGTTAATTGATAATATGGTAATAATACGGAGAATGCATCAATGAATAAAATAAGGATTGGGATTGTTGGCTGCGGAGCGATAGGCAGTTCCTTAGCTAAAACCATAAAGAATGATTTTAAATCGCAAGCATGCCTTGCGGCTGTATATGATATTGATAAAAATAAGTCAGGGAATTTTTCCGTTGCAACGACTTTTAGCCAATTAATCCAAAAGTCGGACTTGGTCATTGAGTCTTCGTCTGCAAAATGTTCTTATGAAATTGCCAGAGCTGTTTTATCAAAAGGCAAAGATGTAGTGATAATGAGCGTTGGAGGGATATCCGCAAAGTTTAATACATTAAATGAATTGGCAAAAAGAAAAAATGCCAAGATTTATATCCCGAGCGGAGCAATTGCCGGCATTGACGCGCTAAAAGCTGCAAAAATCTCAGAAATAAAGGAAGTTATACTTACTACTACAAAGAATCCACTTTCTTTTAAGGGAGTCAAGTTTATAGAAGATAGGAATATTAAGCTGGATACAATAAAAAAGGATAAGGTGTTATTTTTTGGCGCTGCTAAAGAAGCAGTTAAGTATTTTCCTCAAAATATCAATGTTGCGGCAATCTTAAGTATTGCTGGTATTGGCTTGGATAAGACTAAAGTTAAAATTGTTGCTTCTCCGCAAGTAAAGCGTAATATTCATGAAATAAAGATAATTTCTAAGGCAGGGGATATTTACACCCGCACAGAAAATGTTTTGCATCCTGATAATCCAAAGACGAGCTATTTGGCATTTTTATCAGCGGTTGCAGTTTTAAAGCAGATTTTAGAGCCAGTAAGAATAGGCTCTTGAGTTAAAAATTTTAAAAATAAAGGAGGTGATTTAGACTATGGCAGAAAAAGTAACCAAGGTAGGAGTTAAAAGAGAAAAAGGTTATCTCTATTACATCGATAAACAAGGAGACGTTTCTTGTGCAAAGATGGCAAGAGGAAGTAAAAAAGGGGGTAGCCCAAAGAAGGTAGCGAAGTGTGGAATTAAGAGAAAAGAAGGCTATCTTTATTTCTTGGATAAACAAGGAGATGTTTCTTGTGCCAAGATGAAAAGAGGCGGTAAGAAAAAAAAGAAATAAGTGTTTATAGAAGAAGGACCCCTGCAAAATAATAATTATTTTTGCAGGGGGCTTTCTTTTGAAGGCGTGTAGAACAGGCATGAAGAAATCATTTATTATAATCTTATGTTGTTTAGCTTTTGTTATTTATTCAAAAAGCTTAAATAGCGGATTTGTCCTTGATGATGAAGCTCTTGTGGTAAATAACCCTCTTATAAAATCTGCAAGCCTTGCCCCGCTTATTTTTGTTTCCGGGCTTTATGATTATCCGGAGATGAATTTAAACAAAATTCCTTTTGATAAGATGTACCGGCCGTTGCAGTTAGCCAGTTATAGTTTTGACTATAAGATATGGGGGATAAATCCTTTTGGTTTTCATCTTACGAACATTTTACTGCATATTCTTAATGGGGTCCTTGTGTATTTATTGTTTTCAATGCTTGCGCCAATTGCGGTTGCCCGGATAGCAAGCATCCTGTTTATTATTCATCCGATTAATACATCAGTAGTCTCGT contains:
- the panC gene encoding pantoate--beta-alanine ligase, which produces MKIIRCKNLMSVISRKLILKGKSIGFVPTMGALHEGHLSLIRQARKDNDIVVVSIFVNPAQFGPKEDFKKYPRNLFLDAALCRNAGVDFIFYPQAKEMYPKDFKTFVEVKELSDILCGATRPGHFRGVATVVTKLFNIVGPSIAYFGQKDAQQVAVIKAMVSDLDLPVKIKVMPTLRENDGLAMSSRNKYLNTAQRAQAQVLYRSLRIAKSLINQGIRDTGKIVRLMKQEIHKVKIAKIDYVSIVDTKNLTPIKEIKKECLMVLAVWIGNTRLIDNMVIIRRMHQ
- a CDS encoding aspartate dehydrogenase, with protein sequence MNKIRIGIVGCGAIGSSLAKTIKNDFKSQACLAAVYDIDKNKSGNFSVATTFSQLIQKSDLVIESSSAKCSYEIARAVLSKGKDVVIMSVGGISAKFNTLNELAKRKNAKIYIPSGAIAGIDALKAAKISEIKEVILTTTKNPLSFKGVKFIEDRNIKLDTIKKDKVLFFGAAKEAVKYFPQNINVAAILSIAGIGLDKTKVKIVASPQVKRNIHEIKIISKAGDIYTRTENVLHPDNPKTSYLAFLSAVAVLKQILEPVRIGS